CAAAGTCACAACCAGTGTTTCCTACACGATAACGGAGCATGCTTATCAGACTGAGTATCTCTACCCTGGAGGAAAACCTTTGCCCCCAACCATGAGCCTGCCAACTCTGAAGGACCGGGCAAGATGGTGGCTTAGGTTTGTTTCCATTTATGGGCAAAgaaaccttggtgtgtgtgtgtctgtgtgtatgaagaTCAacctaggctgtgtgtgtgtgtgtgtgtgtgtgtatgaagaccaacctaggctgtgtgtgtgtgtgtgtgtgtgtatgaagaccAACctaggctttgtgtgtgtgtgtgtctggattcaCCCCACATCTCAGCAGCTGGTCTACCTGGGTGATGAGCAGGTCGTGTCTACATCAGACTGAATCATTCATGATGTGTTGAACAGCAGCAGTGCAGGTAATGTGTTCCGCTCCAGGGGACATGACCATGTGTTAGCTGGTTGTCATGTGACCTGGTACTGGTCCTGACTATGGAACATCGTTATTGTATATATAATGTCAGAGGCTTCTTAAATCAACCGTGTGGTCCAAAACTCATCGGGATTCAAGATCATTTGTGTCTCTTTATTAGATATTTGCATACTGGAAAGCACAAACCAAGGAGGAAACCGTTTGGAACAGGCTTTGGAAACTCAGTCTCAGAACTTTTTCAGTGTCAGAGAGAGGTGCTgccagatacatttacatttagtcatttagcagacgctcttatccagagcgacttacagtaagtacagggacattctccccgcggcaagtagggtgaagtgccttgcccaaggacacaaggtcatttggcacggccgggaaacgaactggcgaccttctgattactagcccgcttccctcaccgctcagccacctgactccagataGTAACAGGTCATAATAACATCAAACTTTGGTTGAGCTGGTACTTCAGTCCAGATCTCACTCAAGTGCTTAAGTGCACATCTCAGAGCTCCACAGCAGTCAGGTGCTTACCAGAACCTGGGAAGAACTCattggaaaaaaacaaacaaaaacatttctttTTGAGCCAGTTTGGATATATTGTTGCCCACATGGGGTCAGCAGATAATTGCCTGAATGTAAATTACAGTTATTTCTGATTGCTTCGACACAAACATTTCAAATAACACACATttagtgaaacctgacactcaaggagAAAAACAGCAGCTCAGATCTGCACAACCataagcacattctcagcctcacaccatttgcaaaatactacacacacacacgtgttttgcaagtcactaaacacacttttctacattagacacataAATATAAGATGTAACTTAATTGCCTTTTCAagacactgccttgtaaaatgccacacCTGTGAACAAATCAATCAAACACGGGCatcaggtgtacaagcacttAAGTGCTTAAttgtaaacataccaatcaggtgtaagcactataaaaaaggcatcaggtcagtgtacctgacctcatcaaaaatggaaggcaatgttgcaggaagagggagagtgaggatgagagggggagcccgtggaggaagagtggtagagagagggagaggtagacctggaggccgtggaagaATAAGGCCAAATTTATCTAATGAAATTTGAGCAgcattggttgaccatgttgtgaaccatggggcaacattgagagaggctggacagagttcagcccaacctcagcagatataatgttgcaacagtaattcggacatttcgacaagagcacaggtgaaaactactattctctactgtctacagtacagtaaaatgcaGCCTACTACAATGACACTgtcactttacctcatacactcTTGTCACTTTAACATATTcagtattatttttattctatattattttatttattgtattttatattatattgtatagctctgccagtagtttattttattttgttgtacattttctacattttctttttgttcattatgtttaaatgttcactgtatgcacctgcccaccaaagtaaattccttgtttgtgaccacttacttggcgattaaactcAATTCTGATTctatatgcactacatcagtacttTTTTTGTACCCATTCACTCCAATCCATGATTGGAACAATGCCTTGTAGGCTGGCCTGTGACATTTAAAATTGTTATTGTTCAACATAGGACTGAGGCCCGACAACATCATGGAGGAAGGGGCCGAATATTCTCAGACGAACAAGAGACAGCCATCATAAACATGGTTTTAGCCAATAATGCAATACGCCTCCGAGAAATTGAGACAAACATCCTCAATGACCAAAAGCCCTTTTCAGTAATGTCAATCAGGTCTCCATATCAACGCTAGGGCGAATCCTTAAAAACATCCCGTAcagagagtacatttacatttagtcgacgctcttatccagtgtGACTTacaaggacattctccccgaggcaagtagggtgaagtgccttgcccaaggacacataaTTTTGCAGATGGAGGTAGAGCAGATGGAGGAAGACTGCCTACTTTAGAacagtgtgtaactggttcaaacagTGTCAAATTgtatgaaccatgtgtgtggcatacggtgACAGAATTGGGTTTTaatgattgtatagttttgaacgaAGTGTTTCATTTAGCAAAAGTTCtgaggtgttctgctacttgtgtgtctggttgtgtgaaTCATGTGttgacaaagtgagccctgttttcaaaattgtgcttaaggAGCCGTGTAGGAGGCCCTCATGTCCCTGTGTTCCCTCTGATCCGGTTAAGCCGTCAGTCTAGGCGTCAGTCTAGGCGTCGGGCCTGTTCACCGGGGCGTGGCTGGGGAGGCGAGGTGGGACTCACCTGCTCACTGGGACAGAGCTGAGCATGGGAGTGAATATCCTCCGGTGACCGCACTCTCGCACGGCAATTTAAGATTTGGCAATTCGCACCAGTtatgattttttgtttgttatgaAATCGTCATTTTTAATCCTGTTCTGAATGCAAATGACTGGGTTTACATCTGAGCATCTCCAAGTTCTGTGTTTGCCTCCAGGCGAGAGTTTGGTCGCCGAGCCAAGAGTCATGTGACAGGAAGTCCAGAGTTTGGGTCCTTTTATATTAGGCAGCTGCTTAACTGCCCCCAAAAATCCAGAACAAAAACAGTCGAAAGCCCATAATAAAACAGTTACCGAGCAGACTTCAGACTGTCTGAAAGCAGAGAGCAGAAACAGCGAGGCGGTGCTCCATTCTCCTGGCAGCAGGGCTTCAGGGTGAGTTATCCTCCTACATCCCAGAAAACATCAGGAGCCCACAAGCAGGAGCACACTCTTAGGGTTAGGTCACTCTCACAGTCCACGTCTTTTCACAAGGGAGCGTACAGCTGCCATTTTtgtgcaaaaacaaaaaaagacccCGATGGTTTGGATGCTGCTCTGTTTGTGGGAGGTAACCCGCCGGTCAACTGGTAACCTCAGCCTCCTCAGTAGGGAGAAGTCCGCTGCTCTCATGCCAGCTTCTAAACCACTAACGATGGAAGGATATGTGAAGATGTGCTTGTCAGAGCGGTGCTTGTTGGACAGTCTGTCCAGGGAGAGCGTGTGGGCGGCAGGTCACTCAGGtcactctgtgtgtctgctatcGTCGTCAGTGTCCGGCTCCGGGCCTGGCGTGGCACGCTGCTCTCTGGTCGGCCGGCGCTGCTTGGTGGGAGGCGTGCCGTCTTCGTCCTCGACAGTGTCGTTCCGCTTCAAACGCATCTTCATGGGGTCGTCTGagaagagcagggaggaggagagcagggaggaggagagcagggatgaggagggaggaagaggagagcagagaggaggagggaggaagaggagagcagagaggaggagggaggaagaggaggaagggagcatggaggaagagcaggagagcagggaggaggaggggtacaaTGTCAACACTCACCTGAGACTTCTACTGTTGGTTTGTGTTCTAGTGGTCATTGTGTTCTACTGTTGGTTTGTGTTCTAGTGGTCATTGTGTTCTACTGGTGGTTTGTGTTCTACTGGTGGTTTGTGTTCTACTGGTGGTTTGTGTTCTACTGGTGGTTTGTGTTCTACTAGTGGTTTGTGTTCTAGTGGTTGTGTGTTTACTGCCatgttctcccctctctctaccctgcctTTACTGTCACACTTCACTATCACTCATTTAGAAAGCATGAACTGATATACATAAACCCATTAGTTAATTGACCAGTGTGTACTCTTAAGTGTATAGGGGGAAAAGGAATGTCACATATTCATTTAGCggatgtttttatccaaagagacgtACATGTGGGTATGAGTGCAACCTGTTGATCTGCAGTCTACCACTAAGCTATAACATCTGCCTCAAAAGTAACTCCAACTGCTCAAATAGTGTGcaggagctgctgtgtgtgtgtgtgttacctctagtgagccgtgctgtgtgtgttacctctagtgagccgtgctgtgtgtgtgtgttacctctagtgagccgtgctgtgtgtgttacctctagtgagccgtgctgtgtgtgtgtgttacctctagtgagccgtgctgtgtgtgtgtgttacctctagtgagccgtgtgtgtgtgttacctctagtgagccgtgctgtgtgtgttacctctaatgagccgtgctgtgtgtgtgtgttacctctaatgagccgtgctgtgtgtgttacctctagtgagccgtgctgtgtgtgtgtgttacctctagtgagccgtgctgtgtgtgtgtgttacctatagtgagccgtgctgtgtgtgtgtgttacctctagtgagccgtgctgtgtgtgttacctctagtgagccgtgctgtgtgtgttacctctaatgagccgtgctgtgtgtgtgtgttacctatagtgagccgtgctgtgtgtgttacctctagtgagccgtgctgtgtgtgtgtgttacctctagtgagccgtgctgtgtgtgtttgttacctCTAATgagccgtgctgtgtgtgttacctatagtgagccgtgctgtgtgtgtgtgttacctctaatgagccgtgctgtgtgtgtgtgttacctctaatgagccgtgctgtgtgtgttacctctagtgagccgtgctgtgtgtgtgtgttacctctagtgagccgtgctgtgtgtgtgtgttacctatagtgagccgtgctgtgtgtgttacctctagtgagccgtgctgtgtgtgttacctctagtgagccgtgctgtgtgtgtgtgttacctctagcgagccgtgctgtgtgtgtgtgttacctctagtgagccgtgctgtgtgtgttacctctagtgagccgtgctgtgtgtgtgtgttacctctagtgagccgtgctgtgtgtgttacctctagtgagccgtgctgtgtgtgtgtgtgttacctctagtgagccgtgctgtgtgtgtgtgttacctctagtgagccgtgctgtgtgtgtgtgttacctctagtgagccgtgctgtgtgtgtgtgtgttacctctagtgagccgtgctgtgtgtgtgtgttacctctagtgagccgtgctgtgtgtgtgttacctctagtgagccgtgctgtgtgtgtgtgttacctctagtGAGCCGTGCTGTGCTCTCCTGTTGGTTGTGGACTCGTCTCATCATCTCCAGGTTCTTCTGGCTGGCCTCCTGGTGGTCCACCACTGGTAGAGGGTAGTCCTTACCTGCACACACCAGCAGGACTAGAGTACTACTGTAGTTACCTAGGACACATCCAGCCGTAGCTGCACCTGGTCTGGTAGTAATGGTACTACATTAATGTTATTACAGTAGTAATAGTACTACAGTAATGGTAGTACAGCAGTAATAATACTACAGCAGTAATAGTACTACAGCAGTAATAATACTACAGCAGTAATAGTACTACAGCAGTAATAATACTACAGCAGTAATAGTACTACAGCAGTAATAGTACTACAGAAGTAATAGTATTACATTAATGGTATTACAGTAGTAATAGTactacagtacatttagtcatttagcagacgctcttatccagagcgacttacagtaagtacagggacattcccccgaggcaagtagggtgaagtgccttgcccaaggacacaacgtcagttggcatgaccgggaatcgaactggcaaccttcggattactagtccgactccctcaccgctcagccacctgactccagtaaTAGTACTACAGCAGTAATTGTACTACATTAATGGTATTACAGTAGTTACCTATGACACATCCAGCCTGTAGCTGCACCTCCTCCGGGGCTTTCCACGGCTCGTAGATGTACTTTGACGGAAAGTTCTTCAGTACTGGCAGGTActtcctgcagacacagaggaggacaATACATCCAACAGGGTGTTTAAACAATTTGTGTTTAAAAACACAAATaatacattgatttatttctATGTATATAATGtctaggcccagtttcccagaagcTGGTCCTGGTCCAGAGACCTGAGGTACTCTCCGGTGGGGTCAGTGCGCCGGCCGAAGCGTACAGGACAGAAGATGCGAGGTAACTGGTGGTAGAAGGCACTGGCAGACAGCCACATCCAGTTACCAGCGTTGATGCTGTAGTCTGCATCCAACAGCTCGTCCTCAAACacctgagacaaacacacacgcacaaacacacagtgtagAACAGCCCGTATCCTAAACCTGTGCATGTCATACACTCTCTACCAACTAATACCCTCTTCAATCTCCATCTCCcttttcatccctcctcccGACCCCTCTAACCTCCTCATCTAcatacctctccctcccactctcctcctctctcctccccttcccccctccctctctcctttctcctccccttcccatcctccctccctctctcctctcctccccttcccatcctccctcctactccctcctcctcctcctcctcctcctcctcctcaccttcagTCCCTCCTCCCAGTTGATCCACAGGTCTCCTCTGGTGAGGAAGCAGGCCACGGCGTGGCGGGCCAGGTGGTGGATCCAGCCCTCCTGCCTCAGCTGGGTCATGATGGCGTCGATCCAGGGGAAGCCCGTCTGGCCCTGGGATCCACAGAGAGGCCAGGGAGTCAAACAACCACCATGCAGACAATAACTACTGTTTGGGATCAGCCCTCCCTGCTCTGTGCCTGGGgtcagggagggctggagggatctGCTTGTACCATCGTCCACTTGTGGAGCAGGTCCTTCCTCTCGTCCCAGTCGATCTGGAGGCAGATGGGGTTGCCCTCCATCAGGCTGAAGTTGGGCGTTGCCGAGGCGATGGTGTAGAAGAACTCGCGCCACAGCGTCTGCCCTTGTAGCGACCCGGGAGGCAGCGAGTGGTTCTTGGACTGGGGGAGGGCCCAGGGAGACACGGTAAACAAAAGGTTACCTTGGTGATATGGAAACCTGGCTTTTCTTTAGCCAAGCGAACAATGTCAAATTAACTGCCTCCAACACCTCTTTTTGGGGTGATTTTGAAACAATTGTGGAGCTATACTTTATTTTTAGTACGTACCCGTGCATAGATTTTGGAGAGCCTGTGGTATAAGGTGCGGGCGGAGAGGCAGCCCAGGGCCAGGTAGGGAGACAGGCCAGTGGTGCTGGGTAGAAGGGAGTTGGGAATGGTCCGAGGCCTGGAGAAGTTGGCCACCCATCCCTGAACAACACAAGACAAGCTCTCTTTTAACCAGGCCACATATCTACAGGACAGCTGAGATTTGTCACTAACACCTCAGAACTCTGTTTTGGACACAAGGATCAGGAGTGCATAGTCCTAACAGTGTACTGGGGTTCACAGCAGGGGTTATAACAGTGTACTGGGGTTCACAGCAGGGGTTATAACAGTGTACTGGGGTTCACAGCAGGGGTTATAACAGTGTACTGGGGTTCACAGCAGGGGTTATAACAGTGTACTGGGGTTCACAGCAGGGGTTATAACAGTGTACTGGGGTTCACAGCAGGGGTTATAACAGTGTACTGGGGTTCACAGCAGGGGTTATAACAGTGTACTGGGGTTCACAGCAGGGGTTATAACAGTGTACTGGGGTTCACAGCAGGGGTTATAACAGTGTACTGGGGTTCACAGCAGGGGTTATAACAGTGTACTGGGGTTCACAGCAGGGGTTATAACAGTGTACTGGGGTTCACAGCAGGGGTTATAACAGTGTACTGGGGTTCACAGCAGGGGTTATAACAGTGTACTGGGGTTCACAGCAGGGGTTATAACAGTGTACTGGGGTTCACAGCAGGGGTTATAACAGTGTACTGGGGTTCACAGCAGGGGTTATAACAGTGTACTGGGGTTCACAGCAGGGGTTATAACAGTGTACTGGGGTTCACAGCAGGGGTTATAACAGTGTACTGGGGTTCACAGCAGGGGTTATAACAGTGTACTGGggttatatttttttacattacatttatgcatttagcagacacttttatacaaagcgacttccaagagcccctccctgagtcaccaccttaccgcggtggaggggtttgcgtgtcctaatgatcctggaagttatgttgtcgggggctttatgcccctggtagggtcacccaaggcaaacaggttccaggcgaaggatcagacaaagcgtggctcaaaaaactaccatgaagaaaacgaacaatggttctcagttgcccctgcccggaagcgggtcaccggggcccccccctggagccaggcccgggggtggggctcgatggcgagcgcctggtggccgggccttttcccatggggcccggtcgggcacagcccgaagagacaacgtgggacccccttccagtgggctcaccatccgcaggaggggtcatgggggtcgggtgcagtgcgagacgggcggcggccgaaggcgggggccttggcggtccgatcctctgctgcagaagctagctctagggacgtggaacgtcacctcgctggcgggaaaggagccggagctggtacgcgaggtagagaagttccggctagatatagtcggcctcgcctcgacgcacagcatcggctccggaaccagtctccttgagaggggctggactctcttccactctggagttgccctcggtgagaggcgtcgagctggggtgggaatacttgtttcccctcggttcggcgcctgtacgttggggttcaccccggtggacgagagggtagcctccctccgccttcgggtggggggacgggtcctcactgttgtttgtgcttatgcaccaaatggcagtgcagagtacccaccctttttggagtctctgggaggggtgctggaaagcgctcctcccgg
The window above is part of the Osmerus mordax isolate fOsmMor3 chromosome 1, fOsmMor3.pri, whole genome shotgun sequence genome. Proteins encoded here:
- the cry4 gene encoding cryptochrome circadian regulator 4, with the protein product MTQHRSIHLFRKGLRLHDNPSLVGVLESSACVYPVFILDRGFMEGAMRIGVLRWRFILQSLEDLHNRLQVLGSRLYVVQGPCLGVLRRLVAQWGVTQLSLDTEVEPHYLQQDQEIQALAGELGLTLRTAVAHTLYDVRRIVRANGGQPPLTYKKFLKVLSGLGEPSQPARDITPEDFQRCCPPLEEEGRCGVPSLEEEGRCGVPSLEEEGRCGVPSLEEEGRCGVPSLEEEGRCGVPSLEEERRYRVPSLEELGMHTEHQVLWPGGETQALQRLRTHMESQGWVANFSRPRTIPNSLLPSTTGLSPYLALGCLSARTLYHRLSKIYARSKNHSLPPGSLQGQTLWREFFYTIASATPNFSLMEGNPICLQIDWDERKDLLHKWTMGQTGFPWIDAIMTQLRQEGWIHHLARHAVACFLTRGDLWINWEEGLKVFEDELLDADYSINAGNWMWLSASAFYHQLPRIFCPVRFGRRTDPTGEYLRKYLPVLKNFPSKYIYEPWKAPEEVQLQAGCVIGKDYPLPVVDHQEASQKNLEMMRRVHNQQESTARLTRDDPMKMRLKRNDTVEDEDGTPPTKQRRPTREQRATPGPEPDTDDDSRHTE